Sequence from the Nitrosospira multiformis genome:
CATTGCCAGATCTGTATTCCATGCCATCCATAAACTCGAATCGGCCAATCTTCAAGAATGTCCCAGGCAGGCCCAGTGAATTGAACTTGAAATTCAGATAAGCTTGTTTCAGAAAAATATTGCTGGCATTAGTGGACTGATTTGCCAGGAAATAGGCGCCACCCAGCCCTAAAGGGCCACCGGGTGACGCAACCGCATCATTGGGCAATCCATATAAACCAACGTATTGGGCTTGTGCATAGCCATCGACGTATGAAGTCGTGAGCAGCGCTCCGAGCCTGGCGCGCAGTGCCCATAAATCATATGAATTGTTATTATTCATTGCTGGGCTGGGCCGAAAATAGTTCCATGCCTCGTAGCTGCCATAAAATTCGCCGGTGATGCGCAGGTAGGGATTGATCTGACCCAGGAATTTGGGTTCTTCAGCACCCAATGCGCTGCTGATTTGTAACATGGACCCCATAACAATCCATGGAATTAACAGTTTTAGCCGCATACTGTGTGGATTGACTTGTTTATTTACAGGCACGGGCTTAAATTCTTCCGCTTGCTCAATTTTGTTTCTCGTTTAAAAAGTCCACAGTCAAAAAAATTCACAATCAGAAAAATCATGGAATTGATTTCCTCCAAGGATGGAGTACCCATCGCATGCTGGCATGGCGGCGTAGGGGAGACCTTGTTACTTGTGCACGGCACCTCTGGCGATCACTTCGCATGGGCACCGGTATTGGCCACGCTTGAACGCCACTTCAATGTGTGGACCATCGATCGGCGGGGACGTGGCCACAGCGGCGACGCCAACCGCTATGCACTCGAACGCGAATGCGAAGATATCGCCGCGGTCATTGATGCCATAGGGGGTACCGTGCACCTCCTCGGACATTCCTTCGGAGGGCTCTGTGCCCTGGAAGCTGCAAACCTGACTTCAAACATCGGCGGACTTGTCCTCTATGAGCCACCCATTTCGCTGGCTGGGAGCGGTTGGTCGGCCGAACTTGACAGATCCATGCAAACGTTGCTGGATGCGGGAAATCGAGAGGGAGCACTGCTGCTTTTTTTTCGAGACATCGTCAAAACACCATCCCATGAGATTGCTGCCATGCAGGCTGGATTGCACTGGCCAGAACGAATCGCCGCAGCTCACACGATTCACCGCGAATTGCAGAGTATTGACCGCTACGTCTTCGAACCCTTCCGGTTTCATGCCCTGCGAATTCCTGTTTTGCTCCTGCTCGGTGGCGAAAGTCCCTCACGTCGCCATCTTATTGCCGAAACGCTTCACCAAGCTCTGGCTTGCAGTGCGATCAAGATCCTCCCGGGACAGCAGCATAGTGCGATGAGAACCGCTCCCGATTTATTCGCTCATGAAGTTGTAAAGTTTTTAAATGTCCGCGGCCTTCGTACGCTCAGCGGCGCAGACCATCATGGTTGATGCCTGTGTCTTGCTCCGGCGCGTGGAGGCCAACGCCAACGACATGATGCAGGCGCATAGAAGCACACCAATCAGCGTACTCCAGCCCAGCGACCCTTCGGAATAGCTGGACAAGGCGCCATACAGCGGCGGGCCCAGCGCGAAGCCGCCGAAGAAGGCAACCGAAATAAAGCCGGATGCGGCAGTCACCGGACCAAAAGCCGGATCTCGTATCAACATGCTCATTGCTATTGCATTGGTGCCTACCGCGGTAAGTCCCATGCCAATCGCGCCGATCCATAGCCGCCAGTGGGTTTCCGGGCTCGCTAGCATCGTCACTGCTATCGTGCAAGCTGCAATCGTTATCAGCATGAGCAGAAGCAGCGATTCGTCCTTGAGTTTCGCTCCTATAGGCGTCAACACTATCCTGGAGATGATTCCCATCACGCCAAAAACCGCAATCAAGGTGCCGGCCAGGGATAACGGCATACCTTGCCGGATGGCAAAGCTGGGCAGGAATGTGACGAAGGCAGAGAGCGATATTCCGACGCAAAACTGAATGCCCATCAACCGCAGCAGGAGCGAATTTGGCAGCGAGAACATGAAGCCCTTAACTGTTCCGCCGCGCTTCCCGGGAGTGAACAAAGGCGTCGAGATTGCGAATAACAGCGCGACCGGAACAATCATGCCCAATGCGGCACGCCAGCCATATTGAAATGCGATACCGGGGAGTATCAGGCCGGCGAAGAGGGCCGCTACCTGAACACCGGATTGCTTGAGCCCCACGACTTTTGCTTTCTTATCAGGCGGAACCTGCTGCGCGATCAGCAAATTTGTGACAGGGTTCGCGAGTGCCTGGGCGATACCGCAGATAGCAGTCGCCGCCACTAATCCATAAAAATCTTTTACTGTTGCCATCAGGGTGAAAGCCAACGCGATGGCAGAGAAAAGCACCATCAACGCATAACGTGAACCCATGCGATCCACGATAGCACCCGCCCAGAGTGATAAGATGGCCGCTAGGCCAAATGAACTCATTACCAGGTAACCCAGTAGTGCGGGTTCAAAGCGTAAGTCGCGGCCAAGGAGCGGCCCAAGGGTGCTGATGGCATATAAGATCAGCATAGGCAAGGCCATGGCAAATACCAGGACAATCCGGAACCCGATGTCTACAATCACTGTGTGCCGGGTGGTAACGGTCATTATCGGCATTGTCCGTACCCTCCGCCGATGAGCAGGTACTGGCGCCGGTACCATGATGCAAGCGAGTAAAAGCACACCGCCAGTACACTGTATCCAGGCAAGTCACGGGAAATATTCGGAAAGCTCGCAAGAATCGAATCAGTCAAAGTAATAGACGTCCTCTTCTTTATAGAAATTGATGAGCCGGCGGCCCACCGAACTGATAAGCGACTCATCCGAACCGTCAAGGATGCGCGACGTGCGCGCTATTCTGTAGATACCGGAAAGCGGGGTAAGATCGCTGATGCCTTCGGCGCCATATAGTTGTACCGCAGAGTCCGAGGCGATGCATAAAGCTTGTGATGCAGCTATTTTTGCGATATTGATCTCGATATCATTT
This genomic interval carries:
- a CDS encoding alpha/beta fold hydrolase; amino-acid sequence: MELISSKDGVPIACWHGGVGETLLLVHGTSGDHFAWAPVLATLERHFNVWTIDRRGRGHSGDANRYALERECEDIAAVIDAIGGTVHLLGHSFGGLCALEAANLTSNIGGLVLYEPPISLAGSGWSAELDRSMQTLLDAGNREGALLLFFRDIVKTPSHEIAAMQAGLHWPERIAAAHTIHRELQSIDRYVFEPFRFHALRIPVLLLLGGESPSRRHLIAETLHQALACSAIKILPGQQHSAMRTAPDLFAHEVVKFLNVRGLRTLSGADHHG
- a CDS encoding MFS transporter, coding for MPIMTVTTRHTVIVDIGFRIVLVFAMALPMLILYAISTLGPLLGRDLRFEPALLGYLVMSSFGLAAILSLWAGAIVDRMGSRYALMVLFSAIALAFTLMATVKDFYGLVAATAICGIAQALANPVTNLLIAQQVPPDKKAKVVGLKQSGVQVAALFAGLILPGIAFQYGWRAALGMIVPVALLFAISTPLFTPGKRGGTVKGFMFSLPNSLLLRLMGIQFCVGISLSAFVTFLPSFAIRQGMPLSLAGTLIAVFGVMGIISRIVLTPIGAKLKDESLLLLMLITIAACTIAVTMLASPETHWRLWIGAIGMGLTAVGTNAIAMSMLIRDPAFGPVTAASGFISVAFFGGFALGPPLYGALSSYSEGSLGWSTLIGVLLCACIMSLALASTRRSKTQASTMMVCAAERTKAADI